From the Pseudomonas putida genome, one window contains:
- a CDS encoding murein L,D-transpeptidase catalytic domain family protein, translating into MSMFEPLRGAFRLSVASIGLFFLSAWPAAHAQPLPSAAELQQLAPNASLSALGMALTAYACASHGEADKLLTVIDYSKASRDKRLWVFDLRARKLLFEEWVAHGKNSGADVPTTFSNAPNSYQSSIGLYETGQIYSGKHGRSLRLQGLEPGFNDNSMSRAIVMHAAAYADPKVVPGLGRLGRSQGCPAVRPAIAGKLIDTLQRGSYVFAYYPQQDWLKTSRFLNAQSCPLSSQSIASK; encoded by the coding sequence ATGTCGATGTTTGAACCCTTGCGGGGAGCTTTCCGGCTCTCGGTGGCCAGTATTGGCCTGTTTTTCCTCAGCGCCTGGCCAGCCGCCCACGCGCAACCCCTGCCCAGCGCCGCCGAGTTGCAGCAACTGGCACCCAACGCCAGCCTGTCGGCGCTGGGCATGGCCCTCACGGCCTACGCCTGCGCCAGCCACGGCGAGGCAGACAAACTGCTGACGGTAATCGATTACTCCAAGGCCTCGCGTGACAAGCGCCTGTGGGTGTTCGACCTGCGCGCGCGCAAGCTGTTGTTCGAGGAGTGGGTCGCTCACGGCAAGAACAGCGGCGCCGATGTGCCGACTACGTTCTCCAACGCCCCGAACAGCTACCAATCGTCCATCGGCCTGTACGAAACCGGCCAGATCTACAGCGGCAAGCACGGCCGCTCGTTGCGCCTGCAGGGGCTGGAGCCGGGGTTCAACGACAACAGCATGTCGCGGGCGATTGTCATGCATGCCGCCGCCTATGCCGACCCCAAGGTGGTGCCCGGCCTCGGGCGCCTGGGGCGCAGCCAGGGCTGCCCAGCGGTGCGGCCGGCCATTGCTGGCAAGCTGATCGACACGCTGCAGCGCGGTAGCTATGTGTTTGCCTATTACCCGCAGCAGGACTGGCTGAAGACATCGCGTTTTCTCAATGCCCAGAGCTGCCCGCTGTCGAGTCAGTCGATCGCCAGCAAGTAG
- a CDS encoding L,D-transpeptidase, which yields MLHVPLALGLLLATSLVEAAPLQVPTPAALRSQLDSLKPGQFLWYPQVSPVGPVTVVVSLTEQRAYVYRNGIAIGVSTVSSGKAGRETPTGVFSILQKKVEHKSSLYNSAPMPYMERLTWDGIALHAGHLPGYPASHGCVRLPLEFAKKLYEVTGFSSTTVIVSDTQSAPVEVYHPGVLAPTVSAGKAQGPLVLSNQQFWNDPEPTSGPLSILISRADLRAYVYRAGQLIGSAPALSLENAKHRSGMAVYSLLQKPSALALDGALPLRWSVVGLSNPEYGDTPYEQLGQLSINPEFRHHLRAAMDVGTMLVITDWASTRDTRSDGKFTVITTDDSEELKPLVKK from the coding sequence ATGTTGCATGTACCGCTCGCGCTGGGTCTGTTGCTTGCCACCTCCTTGGTCGAAGCCGCGCCGCTGCAGGTGCCCACCCCGGCCGCACTCAGGAGCCAGCTCGACAGCCTCAAGCCTGGCCAGTTTCTCTGGTACCCGCAGGTCTCGCCGGTGGGGCCAGTGACCGTGGTGGTCAGCCTCACCGAGCAACGTGCCTACGTTTATCGCAATGGCATCGCCATTGGCGTCAGCACCGTGAGTAGCGGCAAGGCAGGGCGGGAAACCCCCACCGGGGTGTTCAGCATTCTGCAGAAGAAGGTCGAGCACAAATCCAGCCTCTACAACAGCGCACCGATGCCCTACATGGAGCGCCTGACCTGGGACGGTATCGCCCTGCACGCGGGCCACCTGCCGGGCTACCCGGCCTCCCATGGTTGCGTGCGGCTGCCGCTGGAATTTGCCAAGAAGCTATATGAGGTCACCGGCTTCAGCTCGACCACCGTCATCGTTTCCGATACCCAAAGTGCACCGGTGGAGGTCTACCACCCCGGCGTACTGGCGCCCACGGTCAGCGCAGGCAAGGCCCAGGGCCCGCTGGTATTGAGCAACCAGCAGTTCTGGAACGACCCGGAACCGACGTCTGGGCCGCTGTCGATCCTGATCAGTCGCGCCGACCTGCGCGCCTACGTGTATCGCGCAGGCCAGCTGATCGGCTCGGCGCCTGCACTCTCGCTTGAAAACGCCAAGCACCGCAGTGGCATGGCGGTGTACTCGCTGCTGCAAAAACCCTCCGCCCTGGCGCTCGATGGCGCGCTACCGTTACGGTGGTCGGTGGTGGGCCTGAGCAACCCGGAGTACGGGGATACGCCCTATGAACAGCTGGGGCAATTGAGCATCAACCCGGAGTTCCGCCACCACCTGCGTGCGGCGATGGACGTCGGCACCATGTTGGTGATCACCGATTGGGCGTCCACCCGGGATACCCGCAGCGACGGTAAATTCACGGTGATCACCACCGACGACAGTGAAGAACTTAAGCCATTGGTCAAGAAATGA
- a CDS encoding NCS1 family nucleobase:cation symporter-1: protein MASISRSDVGQLADRPAETAGASQPPLSPRLYSNDLAPTRAANRTWGRYSLFALWTNDVHNIANYSFAIGLFALGMSGAQILAAFALGALVIYGLMNLSGYMGQKTGLPYPVMCRISFGIHGAQIPALIRAVIAIAWFGIQTYLASVVLRVLLTAIAPDLKAYDQNAILGLSTLGWVTFLGIWCVQVAIFAYGMEMVRRFESLAGPIILVAFSGLAGWMYWRSGLSIAWSSGNAPTGSGMWLKVFGAAALWVSLYGTMILNFCDFTRNCPDRRTISVGNFWGLPVNMLGFALIAVVLAGAQFSIDGKLVQSPSEIVAAIPNTAGLVLACLAFLLVTVAVNIMANFVAPAFVLTNLAPKVLNFRRAGLLSATIAVVILPWHLYNSPSVIVYFLGGLGALLGPLYGIMVTDYYLIRRGRVNLPELYSESPEGAYHYRGGVNLRAVAAFIPASLIAILLALVPAFETLSQFSWFFGAGLGGLIHYAIANRSVRYLEVSGESIAVDAAHH, encoded by the coding sequence ATGGCGTCGATTTCCCGTTCCGATGTTGGCCAGCTTGCCGATCGCCCTGCCGAAACGGCCGGGGCCAGTCAGCCGCCGCTGAGCCCGCGCCTGTACAGCAACGACCTGGCACCGACCCGTGCAGCCAATCGCACCTGGGGGCGCTACAGCCTGTTTGCGCTGTGGACCAACGATGTGCACAACATCGCCAACTACTCCTTCGCCATCGGCCTGTTCGCCCTGGGCATGAGCGGCGCGCAGATCCTCGCCGCCTTCGCCCTCGGCGCGCTGGTGATCTACGGCCTGATGAACCTGTCCGGCTACATGGGGCAGAAGACCGGCCTGCCCTACCCGGTCATGTGCCGGATCAGCTTCGGCATCCATGGCGCGCAGATCCCGGCTCTGATCCGCGCGGTGATCGCCATCGCCTGGTTCGGTATCCAGACCTACCTCGCCTCGGTGGTGCTGCGCGTGCTGCTCACCGCCATCGCCCCCGACCTCAAGGCTTACGACCAGAACGCGATCCTCGGCCTGTCGACCCTGGGCTGGGTCACCTTCCTCGGCATCTGGTGCGTGCAGGTGGCGATCTTCGCCTACGGCATGGAGATGGTGCGCCGCTTCGAATCCCTCGCCGGGCCGATCATCCTGGTCGCCTTCAGTGGCCTGGCGGGCTGGATGTACTGGCGCAGCGGCCTGTCGATTGCCTGGTCCAGCGGCAACGCGCCGACCGGCTCCGGCATGTGGCTGAAAGTCTTCGGTGCCGCCGCGCTGTGGGTGTCGTTGTACGGCACCATGATCCTCAACTTCTGCGATTTCACGCGTAACTGCCCGGATCGCCGCACCATCAGCGTGGGCAACTTCTGGGGCCTGCCGGTGAATATGCTGGGCTTCGCGCTGATCGCCGTGGTGCTCGCCGGTGCGCAGTTCAGCATCGACGGCAAGCTGGTGCAAAGCCCGAGCGAAATCGTCGCGGCCATCCCCAACACCGCCGGCCTGGTACTGGCCTGCCTGGCCTTCCTGCTGGTCACCGTGGCGGTGAACATCATGGCCAACTTCGTCGCCCCGGCCTTCGTGCTCACCAACCTGGCACCGAAGGTGCTGAACTTCCGCCGCGCAGGCTTGCTCAGTGCCACCATCGCGGTGGTGATCCTGCCGTGGCACCTGTACAACAGCCCGTCGGTGATCGTGTACTTCCTCGGCGGCCTGGGCGCCCTGCTCGGCCCGCTGTACGGCATCATGGTCACCGACTACTACCTGATACGCCGTGGCCGGGTGAACCTGCCGGAGCTGTACAGCGAAAGCCCTGAGGGCGCCTATCACTACCGTGGCGGGGTCAACCTGCGCGCCGTGGCTGCGTTCATCCCGGCCTCGCTGATTGCCATCCTGCTGGCGCTGGTGCCGGCGTTCGAGACGCTGTCGCAGTTCTCCTGGTTCTTCGGCGCCGGGCTGGGCGGGCTGATCCACTATGCCATCGCCAACCGCAGTGTCCGGTATCTGGAAGTGTCTGGCGAAAGCATTGCCGTGGATGCCGCGCACCACTGA
- the pstB gene encoding phosphate ABC transporter ATP-binding protein PstB, giving the protein MVSEAPIVMDCKLDKIFYGNFMAVRDSHVPIRKNEITGFIGPSGCGKSTVLRSLNRMNDLVKGFRFEGHVHFLGQDVYGKGVDPVVVRRYIGMVFQQPNPFSMSIFDNVAFGLRLNRYKGDIGDRVKHALQGAALWDEVKDKLKVSGLSLSGGQQQRLCIARAIATEPEVLLLDEPCSALDPIATRRVEELMVELKKDYTIALVTHNMQQAIRVADTTAFFSVDISQGTRTGYLVEMGPTTQIFQNPREQLTSDYISGKFS; this is encoded by the coding sequence ATGGTCAGCGAAGCGCCAATCGTCATGGACTGCAAGCTGGACAAGATCTTCTACGGCAACTTCATGGCCGTGCGTGACAGCCATGTACCGATCCGCAAGAACGAGATCACCGGCTTCATCGGCCCGTCCGGCTGCGGCAAGAGTACCGTGCTGCGCAGCCTCAACCGCATGAACGACCTGGTCAAGGGCTTCCGCTTCGAAGGCCATGTGCACTTCCTCGGCCAGGATGTCTACGGCAAGGGCGTGGACCCTGTAGTGGTGCGCCGCTACATCGGCATGGTGTTCCAGCAGCCGAACCCGTTCTCGATGAGCATCTTCGACAACGTCGCCTTCGGCCTGCGCCTGAACCGCTACAAGGGCGACATCGGCGACCGCGTCAAGCACGCCCTACAAGGCGCCGCACTGTGGGACGAGGTCAAGGACAAGCTCAAGGTCAGCGGCCTGTCGCTGTCCGGCGGCCAGCAGCAGCGTCTTTGCATCGCCCGTGCCATCGCCACCGAGCCGGAAGTGCTGCTGCTCGACGAACCCTGCTCGGCCCTCGACCCGATTGCCACCCGTCGCGTGGAAGAGCTGATGGTCGAGCTGAAAAAGGACTACACCATCGCCCTGGTGACCCACAACATGCAGCAGGCGATTCGTGTGGCCGACACCACCGCGTTCTTCTCGGTCGACATCTCCCAGGGCACCCGTACCGGTTATCTGGTGGAGATGGGCCCGACCACGCAGATTTTCCAGAATCCGCGTGAGCAGCTGACCAGTGACTACATCAGCGGCAAGTTCAGCTGA
- the pstA gene encoding phosphate ABC transporter permease PstA, with product MTDLSAATTALPSLQRRFEGRALRSLVLTSTVWCVALLASVPLISVLYMLITRGGARLSLEVFTELPPTGFEMGGGFGNALAGTFVMVGIAAAIAVPVGILAAVFLAELGPESKLANASRFAAKMLTGLPSILAGVFAYALVVMTTGTYSAPAGGVALAVLMLPIVVLTAEEAMKMVPKIMKDAAYGMGCTRAQVIWKIVLPTGMPAILTGVMLAVARAAGETAPLLFTALFSNYWIYHDGSLAVMNPTASLAVLIYNFSGMPFDNQLELAWAASLVLVMIVLVVNILSRIFGKPKY from the coding sequence ATGACTGACCTCTCTGCAGCCACTACCGCATTGCCCAGCCTGCAGCGCCGCTTCGAAGGCCGCGCGCTGCGCAGCCTGGTGTTGACCTCCACGGTCTGGTGCGTGGCCCTGCTGGCCAGCGTGCCGCTGATTTCCGTGCTGTACATGCTGATCACCCGTGGCGGTGCGCGCCTGAGCCTGGAAGTGTTCACCGAATTGCCACCCACCGGTTTCGAGATGGGTGGTGGTTTCGGTAACGCCCTGGCCGGTACCTTCGTCATGGTCGGCATCGCCGCAGCCATCGCGGTGCCGGTCGGCATCCTGGCGGCGGTGTTCCTCGCCGAACTCGGCCCTGAGAGCAAGCTGGCCAACGCCTCGCGCTTCGCCGCCAAAATGCTCACCGGCCTGCCGTCGATCCTTGCGGGTGTATTCGCCTACGCCCTCGTGGTAATGACCACCGGTACCTACTCGGCCCCGGCCGGTGGCGTGGCACTGGCCGTGCTGATGCTGCCGATCGTGGTGCTGACCGCTGAAGAAGCGATGAAGATGGTACCCAAGATCATGAAGGACGCCGCCTACGGCATGGGCTGCACCCGCGCCCAGGTGATCTGGAAGATCGTCCTGCCGACCGGCATGCCGGCCATCCTCACCGGCGTCATGCTGGCGGTGGCCCGCGCTGCGGGTGAAACGGCACCGCTGCTGTTCACCGCGCTGTTCAGCAACTACTGGATCTACCACGACGGCAGCCTGGCCGTCATGAACCCCACGGCATCGCTTGCCGTACTGATCTACAACTTCTCCGGCATGCCGTTCGACAATCAGCTGGAGCTCGCCTGGGCGGCCTCGCTGGTGTTGGTGATGATCGTGCTGGTAGTCAACATTCTTAGCCGAATCTTCGGCAAGCCAAAGTACTGA
- the pstC gene encoding phosphate ABC transporter permease subunit PstC: MNTPFAIPDNPDSACQPPSAKDFLVDRTFRALARIGVVLILALVFALVYEVGRKALPGMEKHGFDVLFGSVWDVNQGKYGILPAIWGTLYSALIALLIAGFFGVSMAIFLTQDFLPARLAAVFRTIVELLAAIPSVVYGLWGIYVVIPAIRPLTAWLNSELGWIPFFGTSLSGPGLLPAALVLAIMILPTIAAVSQDALTSVPMKTKQAAYGMGTTHWEAILKVMVPSAATGIFGSLVLGLGRALGETMALAMLVGNANTITLSLFAPANTLAALLALNFPEAGPNEIEVLMYAALVLMFITLLVNVFGSMIMLYAQRGNK; the protein is encoded by the coding sequence ATGAACACACCTTTTGCCATACCGGATAACCCAGACTCCGCGTGCCAGCCGCCGTCCGCCAAGGACTTCCTGGTTGACCGCACCTTCCGTGCCCTTGCACGTATCGGTGTGGTGCTGATTCTCGCGCTGGTTTTCGCGTTGGTATACGAAGTAGGACGCAAGGCACTTCCAGGCATGGAAAAGCACGGGTTTGACGTGCTGTTCGGCAGTGTGTGGGACGTCAACCAGGGCAAATACGGCATTCTGCCGGCCATCTGGGGCACGCTTTACAGCGCCCTGATCGCCTTGTTGATCGCAGGTTTCTTCGGCGTCAGCATGGCCATTTTCCTTACCCAGGATTTCTTGCCGGCGAGGCTCGCGGCGGTGTTTCGCACCATCGTCGAGCTGCTCGCCGCCATCCCCAGCGTCGTCTACGGCCTGTGGGGCATCTATGTGGTGATTCCGGCCATCCGGCCGTTGACTGCCTGGCTGAACAGCGAGCTGGGCTGGATCCCGTTCTTCGGCACCTCCCTGAGTGGCCCCGGCCTGCTGCCGGCGGCGTTGGTGCTGGCGATCATGATCCTGCCGACCATTGCCGCGGTTTCCCAGGATGCGCTGACCAGCGTACCGATGAAGACCAAGCAGGCAGCCTACGGCATGGGCACCACCCACTGGGAAGCGATCCTCAAGGTGATGGTGCCGTCCGCCGCCACCGGCATCTTCGGCTCCCTGGTGCTGGGCCTTGGCCGCGCACTGGGCGAAACCATGGCGCTGGCGATGCTGGTCGGTAACGCCAACACCATCACCCTTTCGCTGTTTGCCCCGGCCAACACGCTGGCAGCCTTGCTGGCGCTGAACTTCCCCGAAGCCGGGCCGAACGAGATCGAGGTGCTGATGTACGCCGCCCTGGTCCTGATGTTCATCACCTTGCTGGTGAACGTGTTCGGTTCGATGATCATGCTCTACGCCCAGCGGGGTAACAAATAA
- the pstS gene encoding phosphate ABC transporter substrate-binding protein PstS — MIRLMKSAALAVAVSLSATSAFAADNIRLTGSGASFPAPIYLTWFKDFSKNTAGVTVDYQSKGSGAGVQDFLNKTVDFAASDSAMSEADIAKVGEGVQLLPMTAGEIVLAYNLPGNPKGLKLPRDVYSNIFLGKITKWNDPQIVKANPGMKLPDLPITVVVRADSSGTNAVFTKHLSAINADFKKDLGEGNTVNWPATDKFIKSPKNDGVTATVRQTPGAIGYIEYGFAKLAKVDFAELENKAGQYVVPNAESGAEALAAVKMPENLIAHLPDPEGAKSYPITSYTWMIFRKDNGSPEKAKAMREMVEYGLTHGQKIADSMGYIPLPPSVVDEVRKASQSIQ; from the coding sequence ATGATACGCCTCATGAAGTCTGCTGCACTCGCCGTTGCGGTTTCTCTGTCTGCCACTTCGGCCTTTGCCGCAGACAACATTCGCCTGACCGGTTCCGGCGCCAGTTTCCCTGCACCTATCTACCTGACCTGGTTCAAGGACTTCAGCAAGAACACTGCTGGCGTTACCGTTGACTACCAGTCCAAGGGTAGCGGCGCAGGCGTTCAGGACTTCCTGAACAAGACCGTCGACTTCGCCGCGAGCGACTCGGCCATGAGCGAAGCAGACATTGCCAAGGTCGGTGAAGGCGTGCAGTTGCTGCCGATGACCGCCGGTGAAATCGTTCTGGCGTACAACCTGCCGGGCAACCCGAAAGGCCTGAAGCTGCCGCGCGACGTGTACTCCAACATCTTCCTGGGCAAGATCACCAAGTGGAACGACCCACAGATCGTCAAGGCCAACCCGGGCATGAAACTGCCTGACCTGCCGATCACCGTGGTCGTGCGTGCCGACTCCAGCGGCACCAACGCTGTGTTCACCAAGCACCTGTCGGCCATCAACGCCGACTTCAAGAAAGACCTGGGTGAAGGCAACACCGTCAACTGGCCGGCTACCGACAAGTTCATCAAGTCGCCGAAGAACGACGGCGTGACCGCCACCGTTCGCCAGACCCCGGGCGCCATCGGCTACATCGAATACGGCTTCGCGAAGCTGGCCAAGGTCGACTTCGCCGAGTTGGAAAACAAGGCCGGCCAGTACGTCGTGCCGAACGCCGAAAGCGGTGCCGAAGCACTGGCTGCGGTGAAAATGCCGGAAAACCTGATCGCTCACCTGCCAGACCCGGAAGGTGCCAAGTCCTACCCGATCACTTCCTACACCTGGATGATCTTCCGCAAGGACAACGGCAGCCCGGAAAAGGCCAAGGCCATGCGTGAGATGGTCGAGTACGGCCTGACCCACGGTCAGAAGATCGCCGACTCGATGGGCTACATCCCGCTGCCGCCGTCGGTTGTCGACGAAGTGCGCAAAGCGTCGCAGAGCATCCAGTAA
- the ppk2 gene encoding polyphosphate kinase 2, whose amino-acid sequence MSPTEHTLIRRIHRELLDHSDEELELELAEDGHDLNALFDDHMEEGSEKAARRTYFRELFRLQGELVKLQSWVVKTGHKVVILFEGRDAAGKGGVIKRITQRLNPRVCRVAALPAPNDRERTQWYFQRYVSHLPAAGEIVLFDRSWYNRAGVEKVMGFCNDDQYEEFFRSVPEFERMLARSGIQLIKYWFSISDQEQHLRFLSRVHDPLKQWKLSPMDLESRRRWEAYTKAKEVMLERTHIAEAPWWVVQADDKKKARLNCIHHLLGQMPYEEVQVPTIELPQRVRKEDYIRNPTPTDIIVPQVY is encoded by the coding sequence ATGTCTCCCACCGAACACACCTTGATCAGGCGCATCCATCGCGAGCTGCTGGACCACAGTGATGAAGAGCTGGAACTGGAGCTGGCCGAGGACGGCCATGACCTGAACGCGCTGTTTGACGACCATATGGAGGAAGGCAGCGAAAAGGCCGCGCGCCGGACCTACTTCCGCGAACTGTTCCGCCTGCAGGGCGAACTGGTGAAACTGCAGAGCTGGGTGGTCAAGACCGGCCACAAGGTGGTGATCCTGTTCGAAGGCCGTGATGCCGCTGGCAAGGGTGGCGTGATCAAGCGCATCACCCAGCGCCTGAATCCCCGGGTATGCCGGGTGGCAGCGCTGCCGGCCCCCAATGACCGGGAGCGCACGCAGTGGTACTTCCAGCGTTACGTTTCGCATTTGCCGGCGGCCGGCGAGATCGTGCTGTTCGACCGTAGCTGGTACAACCGCGCGGGCGTCGAGAAGGTCATGGGCTTTTGCAACGACGACCAGTACGAGGAGTTCTTCCGCAGCGTGCCGGAGTTCGAGCGCATGCTCGCCCGCTCGGGCATCCAGCTGATCAAGTACTGGTTCTCCATTTCCGACCAGGAACAGCACCTGCGTTTCCTCAGCCGCGTGCACGACCCGCTCAAGCAATGGAAGCTGAGCCCCATGGACCTGGAGTCACGTCGGCGCTGGGAGGCCTACACCAAGGCCAAGGAGGTCATGCTCGAACGCACCCACATCGCCGAAGCGCCCTGGTGGGTGGTGCAGGCCGATGACAAGAAGAAGGCCAGGCTCAACTGCATCCACCACCTGCTTGGGCAAATGCCCTATGAAGAAGTGCAGGTGCCGACGATCGAGCTGCCGCAGCGGGTCAGGAAAGAGGACTACATCCGCAACCCGACCCCGACCGACATCATCGTGCCGCAGGTCTACTGA
- a CDS encoding GNAT family N-acetyltransferase, producing the protein MSNTSFRQPVMADAERCFAIEIGAYEGDEAATLEKIRTRISQYPEGFLLLEDAHGIVGFINSGCAHDVVMSDEAFKELVGHDPQAPNVVIMSVVVDTAHQGKGYAKRLMSEFISRMKAQGKQTIHLMCKEQHVELYRKMGYQYVRPSPSDHGGMAWHEMVMAL; encoded by the coding sequence ATGAGCAACACGTCATTCCGCCAACCCGTCATGGCAGATGCCGAGCGCTGCTTCGCGATCGAAATCGGTGCCTACGAAGGTGACGAAGCGGCCACGCTGGAGAAGATCCGCACGCGCATCAGCCAATACCCTGAAGGCTTCCTGCTGCTCGAAGACGCCCATGGCATCGTCGGCTTCATCAACAGTGGCTGCGCCCACGACGTGGTGATGTCCGATGAGGCGTTCAAGGAGCTGGTCGGCCATGACCCGCAAGCGCCCAACGTGGTGATCATGTCGGTGGTGGTGGACACGGCCCACCAGGGCAAAGGCTACGCCAAGCGGCTGATGAGCGAGTTCATCAGCCGCATGAAGGCGCAGGGCAAACAGACCATCCACCTGATGTGCAAGGAACAGCACGTCGAGCTGTACCGCAAGATGGGCTACCAGTATGTGCGGCCTTCGCCCTCGGACCACGGGGGCATGGCCTGGCATGAAATGGTCATGGCGCTCTGA
- a CDS encoding type 1 glutamine amidotransferase domain-containing protein encodes MKKILIVLTSHDQLGDTGKKTGFWLEEFAAPYYVFVDANADVTLASPKGGQPPLDPKSDEPDAQTDATRRFASDTDGQMALADTVPLGEIDPYHFDAVFYPGGHGPLWDLAEDKDSITLLQAFYASNKPIAAVCHAPGVLKHVNAPDGHSVVKGKKVTGFANSEEQAVGLTAVVPFLVEDMLKANGGEYSKAADWASHVIEDGHLITGQNPASSEAAAKALLKRLAQEPGA; translated from the coding sequence ATGAAAAAGATCCTGATAGTGCTCACCTCGCACGACCAGCTGGGTGACACCGGCAAGAAGACTGGCTTCTGGCTGGAAGAATTTGCCGCGCCCTACTACGTGTTCGTCGACGCCAATGCCGACGTCACCCTCGCCTCGCCCAAAGGCGGCCAGCCACCGCTGGACCCGAAAAGCGACGAGCCGGACGCCCAGACCGACGCCACCCGGCGCTTCGCCAGCGACACCGACGGGCAGATGGCCCTGGCCGACACCGTGCCGCTTGGCGAAATCGACCCGTACCACTTCGATGCCGTGTTCTACCCAGGGGGCCACGGGCCACTCTGGGACTTGGCCGAAGACAAGGATTCGATCACTCTGCTCCAAGCGTTCTACGCGTCCAACAAGCCGATTGCCGCCGTGTGCCATGCGCCTGGGGTGCTCAAGCATGTCAATGCGCCAGACGGCCATTCGGTGGTCAAGGGCAAGAAGGTCACCGGCTTCGCCAACAGTGAAGAACAGGCTGTCGGGTTGACCGCGGTGGTGCCTTTCCTGGTGGAAGACATGCTCAAGGCCAACGGCGGCGAATACTCCAAGGCCGCGGACTGGGCAAGCCATGTGATCGAAGATGGCCACCTGATCACCGGCCAGAATCCTGCCTCCTCCGAGGCAGCAGCGAAGGCACTGCTCAAGCGCCTGGCGCAGGAGCCAGGCGCCTGA
- a CDS encoding DUF3618 domain-containing protein yields MNSSFEHDAQKDPDLLEQEINARREHISDLVDALEQRLSPGQMVDRVLAYAKGNGGEFFQNLGTTLKNNPVPATLTVLGLAWLGLNQNRPFNPGPAHHGPGLGEKLGEAVDTVKDAFAQAGEAMHDASQKVRMKAHDVRDRASELGSDARKTMGASAESLRGSAHKVADETTALKGQFDHLLHEQPLVMAALGIALGAALGAALPSNRKEDHVMGASSDRLTDTLKAKGSEVKAAVEASMDQAGDSASTESGSKGSDLSGGLGFTQ; encoded by the coding sequence ATGAACTCATCATTCGAACATGACGCGCAAAAAGACCCGGACCTGCTCGAACAGGAAATCAATGCCAGGCGCGAGCATATCAGTGACCTGGTCGACGCACTCGAGCAACGCCTCAGCCCTGGGCAGATGGTTGATCGCGTGCTGGCCTATGCCAAGGGCAATGGCGGCGAATTCTTCCAGAACCTTGGTACCACTCTGAAGAACAACCCCGTGCCGGCGACCCTCACGGTGTTGGGCCTGGCCTGGCTGGGGTTGAACCAGAACCGCCCCTTCAACCCTGGGCCAGCCCATCATGGGCCAGGGTTGGGCGAAAAGCTCGGCGAGGCGGTCGACACGGTGAAGGACGCGTTCGCCCAGGCCGGGGAAGCGATGCACGACGCCAGCCAGAAAGTCCGTATGAAGGCCCACGATGTGCGTGACCGGGCCAGCGAGCTTGGCAGCGACGCTCGCAAGACCATGGGCGCATCCGCCGAGAGCTTGCGCGGCTCTGCACACAAGGTTGCAGATGAAACTACAGCGTTGAAGGGGCAGTTCGATCACCTGCTGCACGAACAGCCGTTGGTGATGGCAGCCCTGGGTATCGCGCTGGGGGCTGCTTTGGGAGCGGCGCTGCCGAGTAACCGCAAGGAAGACCATGTGATGGGCGCCAGCAGCGACCGATTGACCGACACCCTCAAAGCCAAGGGTAGCGAGGTGAAAGCGGCAGTGGAGGCGTCGATGGACCAGGCGGGTGACAGCGCCTCGACCGAGTCTGGCAGCAAGGGCTCCGATCTCTCCGGCGGGTTGGGCTTCACCCAATGA
- a CDS encoding phage holin family protein, with protein sequence MNKDPLHTTPGLHAPEDEAVGVGSLLRELMREVPALFTKELALAKAELQQNLATLKAGTAAVAAGAIVVLAGFVILLLAAVYALALVLEPWLAALIVGAVTVVIGFIMLQAGKKQFEPTHLAPDRTLHAMQQDKATLKRKLP encoded by the coding sequence TGCATGCGCCGGAAGACGAAGCGGTCGGGGTTGGCAGCCTGCTGCGCGAGCTGATGCGCGAAGTGCCGGCGTTGTTTACCAAGGAACTGGCATTGGCCAAGGCCGAGCTGCAGCAGAACCTGGCCACCCTCAAGGCCGGCACGGCGGCAGTGGCGGCCGGAGCGATCGTGGTGCTGGCAGGCTTCGTCATTCTCCTGCTGGCGGCGGTCTACGCCCTGGCACTGGTGCTCGAACCCTGGCTCGCGGCGTTGATCGTGGGCGCGGTCACCGTGGTCATCGGCTTCATCATGCTGCAGGCGGGCAAGAAGCAGTTCGAGCCTACCCACTTGGCGCCCGACCGTACCTTGCACGCCATGCAACAGGACAAAGCCACGCTGAAGAGGAAGCTGCCATGA